A stretch of the Balneola vulgaris DSM 17893 genome encodes the following:
- a CDS encoding Glu/Leu/Phe/Val family dehydrogenase, with product MSHYKFYEQVNKNFDKAARYTKFDKGLLNQIKVCNTVYHVTFPIRRDNGDIEVIEGWRVEHSHHKTPTKGGIRYSHKVDEDETMALAALMTYKCAIVDVPFGGAKGGVKISTRDYSVSELERITRRYTYELIKKGFIGAGVDVPAPDYGTGAREMGWILDTYRQMNEDLNAEGCVTGKPIQQGGIRGRTEATGRGVFFGIREACNVKKDMDKLGLSVGVDGKTFVVQGLGNVGYHASLYMTQAGAKLVGVAEMEGAIYDPNGLDLEKLVEFRKETGSIIGFGNSKELSTNKDALELECDIMIPAALESQITGDNAMKVKAKIIAEAANGPTTADAHEMLKERGALILPDAYLNAGGVVVSYFEWLKNIQHVRYGRMNKRFDEESLTRIVREIEKISGKKFSENEMENLAHGASEYDLVDSGLEETMITAYHQLSEIREEHNLTDLRTASFINAINKIGIMYEQMGIFP from the coding sequence ATGTCGCATTATAAATTTTACGAACAGGTAAATAAGAATTTTGATAAAGCAGCCCGTTATACAAAGTTTGATAAAGGGCTTTTAAACCAGATAAAAGTATGTAATACTGTTTATCACGTAACATTCCCAATCCGTAGAGATAACGGAGACATTGAAGTGATTGAGGGATGGCGCGTAGAGCATAGTCATCACAAAACACCAACAAAAGGTGGTATTCGATATAGCCACAAAGTGGACGAAGATGAAACTATGGCATTGGCTGCATTGATGACTTATAAGTGCGCTATTGTAGATGTGCCATTTGGTGGTGCAAAAGGTGGTGTTAAAATCAGTACTCGTGATTATTCAGTAAGTGAGCTTGAGCGAATTACTCGTCGTTATACGTATGAGTTAATCAAAAAAGGATTTATTGGTGCAGGGGTAGATGTTCCTGCTCCAGATTACGGTACAGGAGCTCGTGAGATGGGCTGGATTTTAGATACCTACCGTCAGATGAATGAAGACTTAAATGCAGAAGGTTGTGTAACCGGAAAGCCAATTCAGCAAGGAGGTATCAGGGGTAGAACCGAGGCCACGGGTCGTGGTGTATTCTTTGGTATCCGCGAAGCTTGTAATGTGAAGAAAGACATGGACAAGCTTGGACTAAGCGTAGGCGTAGACGGGAAGACATTTGTAGTTCAGGGTTTAGGAAATGTAGGATACCACGCTTCATTATATATGACCCAAGCGGGCGCAAAGCTTGTAGGTGTTGCTGAAATGGAAGGCGCAATCTACGATCCAAACGGCCTAGATTTAGAGAAACTAGTTGAGTTCAGAAAAGAAACAGGAAGCATCATCGGTTTTGGTAACAGTAAAGAGTTATCAACGAACAAGGATGCTTTAGAACTGGAATGTGATATCATGATTCCAGCGGCGCTTGAAAGCCAAATTACTGGCGATAATGCCATGAAGGTAAAGGCTAAGATTATTGCCGAAGCGGCCAACGGACCAACTACAGCTGATGCACATGAAATGCTGAAAGAACGTGGTGCTTTGATTCTGCCTGATGCTTACTTAAATGCCGGTGGTGTAGTAGTATCTTACTTCGAGTGGTTGAAAAACATTCAGCACGTTCGTTATGGTAGAATGAATAAGCGTTTCGACGAAGAAAGCTTAACACGCATCGTTCGAGAAATTGAAAAAATTTCGGGTAAGAAATTTTCAGAGAATGAAATGGAAAACTTAGCTCATGGAGCGTCAGAATACGACTTAGTGGATTCTGGACTTGAAGAAACCATGATCACAGCCTACCATCAGCTATCAGAGATTCGAGAGGAGCATAACCTCACTGATCTCAGAACAGCATCGTTTATTAATGCCATCAATAAGATTGGTATTATGTACGAGCAAATGGGCATCTTCCCATAA
- a CDS encoding RNA polymerase sigma factor, whose amino-acid sequence MQNDNMEDARLVEDFLGGNHQAFNVLVSRWQGKIHHFAYRYFACSDDAAEITQKTFIKAYQKLDTLDDAQKFSSWLYRIANNLCLDELKRVGRKRATSYEALKVAPQSETTTSADSEVLRNEGLVLLHKALLQLPNEQRVVVIMKEYEGLTFPEIAEVLDEPINTVKSRMYYGLKALKKTFDAWNINKEVFTYDD is encoded by the coding sequence TTGCAAAACGATAATATGGAAGATGCGCGGTTAGTTGAGGATTTCTTAGGTGGTAATCACCAAGCGTTTAACGTACTCGTAAGTAGGTGGCAAGGTAAAATCCATCACTTTGCGTACCGTTACTTTGCTTGCTCTGATGATGCCGCAGAGATCACTCAAAAAACTTTCATCAAGGCATATCAAAAGCTCGATACTTTGGATGATGCCCAAAAATTTAGCTCTTGGCTATACCGTATTGCAAACAATTTGTGCCTCGATGAACTCAAGAGAGTGGGACGTAAAAGAGCAACCTCGTATGAGGCACTAAAAGTAGCACCCCAATCAGAAACGACAACCTCAGCCGATTCTGAAGTTCTACGCAACGAAGGTTTGGTATTGCTACACAAAGCATTATTGCAGCTACCAAACGAACAACGAGTAGTTGTAATCATGAAAGAATATGAAGGACTTACGTTCCCAGAAATTGCAGAAGTCTTAGACGAACCAATTAACACCGTGAAATCAAGAATGTATTATGGGTTGAAGGCCCTCAAAAAAACCTTCGACGCATGGAATATCAATAAAGAGGTTTTTACTTATGATGACTAA
- the dinB gene encoding DNA polymerase IV, with protein MKPTTIYRKIIHIDMDAFFASVEQRDQPALRGKPVIVGGSPNGRGVVSTASYEARKFGVHSAMPCAQAARLCPHGIFVKGRFEAYKEASRQIREIFHDYTDLVEPLSLDEAYLDVTENHKGMKSATLIAKEILERIYSTTQLTASAGVSYCKFIAKVASDINKPNGLTLITPEEAQTFLEELDIKKFYGVGKATQKKMHSLGIKTGADLKKWTELDLIKAFGKSGRHYYHIVRGIDNREVKAHRTRKSYGKERTFSDDKEDLNWIASFLDELSESISEGMKKIQAAGKTITLKVRYKNFDTITRSQSLPNYTNRTEDIAEVVRQLLEQTDVGTRKVRLLGISVSNLNLSEEHYYQQLELEFNKSLSSSPAL; from the coding sequence ATGAAACCAACGACCATATACCGCAAAATAATCCATATTGATATGGATGCTTTTTTTGCCTCTGTAGAACAGAGAGACCAACCAGCATTGCGTGGCAAACCCGTTATAGTAGGTGGTAGCCCTAATGGTCGAGGGGTGGTATCAACGGCTAGCTATGAAGCACGTAAATTTGGAGTACATTCTGCCATGCCATGTGCCCAAGCGGCACGACTTTGTCCTCATGGTATTTTTGTGAAAGGACGCTTCGAAGCATACAAGGAAGCCTCCCGGCAGATACGAGAGATTTTTCATGACTATACGGATTTAGTGGAACCCTTGTCATTGGATGAGGCCTACCTTGATGTAACCGAGAACCACAAGGGCATGAAATCGGCTACCCTAATTGCTAAAGAAATTCTAGAACGCATTTATTCAACTACCCAACTTACCGCATCAGCCGGAGTGAGTTATTGTAAATTCATTGCAAAAGTAGCCTCTGATATCAACAAACCGAATGGACTTACTCTCATTACTCCTGAAGAGGCTCAGACATTTTTGGAGGAATTAGATATCAAAAAATTCTACGGTGTTGGGAAAGCAACACAGAAAAAAATGCATTCACTAGGTATCAAAACAGGAGCGGATTTAAAGAAGTGGACGGAACTAGATCTGATTAAAGCTTTTGGTAAATCGGGCCGTCATTATTATCACATTGTTCGCGGAATCGATAACCGTGAAGTGAAAGCGCATCGTACCCGAAAGTCGTATGGCAAAGAGCGAACCTTCTCAGATGACAAAGAAGACTTAAACTGGATTGCTTCTTTTTTGGATGAATTATCTGAATCCATATCAGAAGGGATGAAAAAAATTCAAGCCGCAGGCAAGACTATCACGCTTAAAGTGCGCTACAAAAACTTCGACACCATCACCCGCAGCCAATCGCTTCCTAACTATACCAATCGAACAGAGGATATAGCAGAAGTTGTACGTCAGCTTTTAGAGCAAACGGATGTTGGAACTCGTAAAGTTCGGCTTCTGGGAATCTCTGTTTCGAATTTAAATTTATCCGAAGAACACTACTATCAACAACTTGAGTTAGAATTCAACAAAAGCCTTTCCTCTTCCCCTGCCCTTTAG
- a CDS encoding dipeptidase, translated as MKFSSILALLIMFTIGGCSSNNEVDSELISKAREIHDRVITLDTHADINVANFTEEKNYTSDINTQVNLPKMEKGGLDVAFFIVYTGQGDLTDEGFDAAYANATSKFDAIHRLVKDFAPDRIGLATTSDEVRALVAEGKKVAMIGVENAYPLGMEIERVKEFYDKGARYMSLSHNGHSQLSDSNTGERDDVWLHDGVSDFGKEVIKEMNKWGIMIDLSHPSKKANLQTMELSKAPVIASHSSARAMNDVSRNLDDEELLALKENGGVVQTVAFRSYVDSEKHSANREAASKIEAEVAKEMGFELVSRDSIRAMSTDTRDAYFAKLSEMREKAAPRIEKEVKEIAPPVDVADFVDHIDYMVKLIGLDHVGISSDFDGGGGVDGWMDASETFNVTLELVKRGYTEEEIEKLWSGNLLRVLDEVQKVAQEIQAEG; from the coding sequence ATGAAATTCTCATCCATATTAGCACTTTTAATAATGTTCACGATCGGGGGGTGCTCATCAAATAATGAAGTGGATTCGGAGCTTATCTCTAAAGCTCGCGAGATTCACGACCGGGTTATCACACTAGATACACATGCCGACATTAACGTGGCAAACTTCACAGAAGAGAAAAACTATACTTCTGATATTAATACCCAAGTTAACCTTCCTAAGATGGAAAAAGGTGGCTTAGACGTAGCTTTCTTTATTGTATACACAGGCCAAGGCGATTTAACGGATGAAGGCTTTGATGCCGCTTATGCAAATGCTACTTCAAAATTTGATGCCATTCACCGTTTAGTTAAGGATTTTGCACCCGACCGCATTGGCTTAGCTACTACTTCTGATGAAGTTCGTGCTCTTGTTGCTGAAGGGAAAAAAGTAGCCATGATTGGTGTTGAAAACGCTTACCCATTAGGGATGGAAATTGAACGAGTAAAAGAGTTTTACGACAAAGGCGCTCGTTATATGTCGCTTTCTCACAATGGCCATAGCCAATTAAGTGACTCGAATACAGGAGAAAGAGATGATGTTTGGTTACACGATGGAGTTAGCGACTTTGGAAAGGAAGTAATTAAAGAGATGAATAAGTGGGGAATCATGATTGACCTTTCTCACCCATCTAAGAAAGCTAACCTTCAAACCATGGAGCTTTCAAAAGCACCTGTAATTGCTTCACATTCTTCTGCACGTGCTATGAACGACGTAAGTAGAAACCTTGATGATGAAGAATTATTAGCTCTGAAAGAAAATGGTGGCGTTGTACAGACTGTTGCTTTTAGAAGCTATGTAGATTCTGAAAAGCATAGCGCTAACCGCGAAGCGGCTTCAAAAATTGAAGCTGAAGTAGCAAAGGAAATGGGCTTTGAGCTTGTAAGTAGAGATTCTATTCGTGCCATGAGCACCGATACTCGTGATGCTTACTTTGCTAAACTCAGCGAAATGCGTGAAAAAGCAGCTCCTCGAATTGAGAAAGAAGTAAAAGAAATTGCACCACCAGTAGATGTTGCTGACTTTGTAGACCACATCGACTATATGGTAAAACTGATCGGATTGGATCACGTTGGAATCAGCTCTGATTTCGATGGCGGTGGCGGTGTTGACGGATGGATGGACGCTTCTGAAACCTTCAACGTAACCCTCGAGCTTGTGAAGCGTGGCTACACTGAAGAAGAAATTGAGAAACTTTGGAGTGGCAACTTACTTCGTGTTCTTGATGAAGTACAGAAAGTAGCTCAAGAGATTCAAGCAGAAGGATAA
- a CDS encoding sodium/proline symporter: protein MDESQIISLSVDQYTLYAFIGYLLLMVGIGLYSARFSSSGISEFFIGGRKMNKLVIALSAVVSGRSAWLLLGVTGLVYAQGASALWAVVGYTAVELVLFLTYAKRLREFTEVHDCITVPDFFATRFNDKNGMLRIILVITFLIFMVSYVSAQFVAGGKAFSSSFGITQNSGVLLSAGIILLYTVLGGFLAVSLTDTIQAFFMILALVFLPTIAIIDFGGWAAMMEALQLQDAALIDPTALTFGAFVGFVGIGLGSPGNPHILARYMAIDDPKQLRFAAAIGTFWNIVMAAGAVLIGLIGRAYFPEVGMLPGADTENLYPFLAQNHLHPILFGVVIASIFAAIMSTADSQLLVAASSVVRDLYDRIIKKDEEIPQKTLVLYSRLVVLGLVVFALLFGLIAQDLVYWLVLFAWAGLGAALGPTSILALYWKGTTKEGVIAGVISGTVITIVWYLIPVLKDNLYELIPAFFGSLFITILVSKWTKK from the coding sequence ATGGACGAATCACAAATCATTAGCCTTTCAGTTGATCAATACACCCTATACGCTTTTATAGGATATCTGCTATTGATGGTAGGAATTGGCTTATACTCGGCACGATTTTCATCTTCAGGCATCAGTGAGTTTTTTATTGGTGGTCGGAAAATGAATAAACTCGTGATTGCCCTATCGGCCGTGGTTTCGGGTAGAAGTGCTTGGTTGTTACTGGGAGTTACGGGTTTAGTATATGCGCAAGGGGCATCCGCTCTATGGGCTGTTGTTGGATATACAGCGGTAGAATTAGTACTGTTTTTGACTTACGCCAAACGATTACGAGAATTCACTGAAGTGCATGATTGTATAACGGTACCAGATTTTTTTGCAACTCGGTTTAACGATAAAAATGGAATGCTACGCATTATACTGGTTATCACCTTTTTAATATTTATGGTGAGTTATGTGTCGGCGCAGTTTGTGGCTGGTGGTAAAGCATTTTCATCAAGTTTTGGGATCACACAAAACAGTGGGGTATTACTTTCAGCGGGTATCATTCTATTGTATACCGTATTAGGTGGATTCTTGGCAGTTAGTTTAACTGATACCATACAAGCATTCTTTATGATATTAGCATTGGTGTTCTTGCCAACAATAGCCATCATTGATTTTGGTGGTTGGGCAGCCATGATGGAGGCTTTACAATTGCAAGATGCAGCGCTAATCGATCCAACAGCCCTTACATTTGGAGCCTTTGTCGGTTTTGTAGGAATAGGACTGGGCTCTCCTGGAAATCCACATATCTTAGCTAGGTACATGGCTATTGATGACCCTAAGCAACTGCGATTTGCGGCAGCAATTGGAACATTCTGGAATATAGTAATGGCAGCGGGGGCCGTACTCATTGGGTTAATTGGTAGAGCCTACTTCCCTGAGGTTGGAATGCTTCCTGGCGCAGATACTGAAAACCTATATCCATTTTTAGCTCAAAATCATTTACACCCAATTCTGTTTGGAGTAGTAATCGCCTCTATTTTTGCGGCTATCATGTCTACGGCCGATTCGCAACTACTGGTAGCGGCATCTAGTGTAGTTCGAGACTTGTATGATAGGATCATTAAAAAAGACGAAGAGATTCCGCAAAAAACCTTAGTGTTATATAGCCGTTTAGTGGTTTTAGGCTTGGTAGTATTTGCCCTCCTTTTTGGATTGATAGCCCAAGACCTTGTGTATTGGTTGGTGCTATTTGCATGGGCAGGTTTGGGAGCAGCCTTAGGTCCTACATCTATACTGGCACTTTATTGGAAAGGCACAACCAAAGAAGGCGTAATTGCTGGGGTAATTTCAGGAACTGTGATTACTATAGTTTGGTATTTGATTCCTGTTCTAAAAGACAATTTATACGAGTTGATTCCGGCGTTTTTTGGAAGCCTTTTCATAACCATACTTGTGAGTAAGTGGACGAAGAAATAA
- a CDS encoding zinc-dependent metalloprotease: MKKLLLLMLLAFVSLEAVAQTPTIKEKTNGLKATNGFFDYYYDQENDKLWLKVDELNQEFLYANYLAAGVGSNDIGLDRSQQGGERVVYFEKRGPKLLLIQPNLDYIAKSDNELEKKSVKEAFASSVIHAFKIEAQENGSYLIDLTPFLVRDSHNVSGRLRGMGEGSFNLDKNRSALYAEGTFNFPKNSEFEVMLTFAGSNPGRYVRSVVPDPTAITIRTHHSFIELPDDNYEPRVFDPRGGFYATSYADYATPIDEPMVKRFINRHRLQKKNPSAKVSEAVEPIVYYLDNGTPEPVRSALLEGGRWWNQAFEAAGYKDAFQVKVLPDDAHPLDIRYNVINWVHRSTRGWSYGGSVTDPRTGEIIKGNVLLGSLRVRQDYMIAQGLLAPFEEGNEDDPQMMEMALARIRQLSAHEIGHTLGIFHNFASSVNDRASVMDYPHPKVDIKNGKLDLSDAYDDGIGEWDKVTIAFGYQDFPEGTNEAEALNEILENAHERGLKYISDSDARPQGGAHPYAHLWEYGKDPVSQLSHILKVREIALDNFGKANIRPGMSMSELEDVLVPIYLFHRYQLEGTVKLIGGLDYYYKLRGDNQPDQQIVDAKTQRAALQEMLKAIDPEVLAVPENLLDLIPPRPAGVSGSRELFSGNTGPSMDALGIAEMAANLPISLILHPQRANRLVEYGARDNNLSLEETIDALVNATWNAKAKNGYLGSIQQVVNHLVVTNMIRLHASGQSNPLTKAIVYNKLMELNEMFKKQPNNVMAKQSSLLIKHYLSNPEEFSVPRVQSTPPGSPIGSAPMMYCDF, translated from the coding sequence ATGAAAAAACTGTTACTATTGATGCTATTGGCTTTTGTATCGCTTGAAGCCGTGGCACAAACACCTACTATTAAGGAAAAAACAAATGGGTTGAAGGCCACTAATGGTTTCTTCGACTACTACTACGACCAAGAGAACGATAAACTTTGGTTGAAAGTAGATGAGCTTAACCAAGAATTCTTATATGCTAATTATTTAGCAGCTGGTGTAGGCTCAAACGATATCGGGCTAGACCGTAGCCAACAAGGTGGCGAACGAGTAGTGTACTTCGAAAAGCGCGGCCCTAAGTTATTATTGATTCAGCCAAACTTAGACTATATAGCAAAATCAGATAACGAGCTAGAAAAGAAGTCCGTAAAAGAAGCATTTGCTTCAAGTGTGATTCACGCATTCAAGATCGAAGCACAAGAAAATGGCTCATATCTAATCGACTTAACTCCGTTTTTAGTACGCGACTCCCACAATGTATCTGGGCGTTTACGGGGAATGGGTGAAGGTTCATTTAACCTAGACAAGAACCGTTCAGCTCTTTATGCCGAAGGCACGTTTAACTTCCCTAAGAACTCTGAGTTTGAAGTGATGCTTACCTTTGCTGGAAGTAACCCTGGAAGATATGTACGTTCTGTAGTACCCGATCCAACGGCCATTACGATAAGAACGCATCATTCATTTATTGAATTACCGGATGATAACTATGAGCCTCGTGTATTTGATCCACGCGGTGGTTTCTATGCTACTTCATACGCTGATTATGCAACGCCTATTGATGAGCCGATGGTTAAACGATTTATCAATCGTCACCGCCTTCAGAAGAAAAACCCAAGTGCGAAAGTAAGTGAAGCGGTTGAGCCTATTGTGTATTACTTAGATAATGGTACACCTGAACCTGTGAGAAGTGCGTTATTAGAAGGGGGGAGATGGTGGAATCAAGCCTTTGAGGCCGCTGGTTACAAAGATGCATTCCAAGTAAAGGTATTACCAGATGATGCACATCCACTAGATATTCGGTATAACGTAATTAACTGGGTGCATCGCTCAACAAGAGGTTGGTCGTACGGTGGTTCAGTAACCGATCCAAGAACGGGTGAAATCATCAAAGGAAATGTTCTGCTTGGCTCGTTACGTGTTCGTCAAGATTATATGATTGCTCAAGGATTGCTTGCACCATTCGAGGAAGGTAATGAAGACGATCCTCAAATGATGGAAATGGCATTAGCTCGTATTCGTCAGCTTTCTGCACATGAAATTGGTCACACATTGGGAATCTTCCACAATTTTGCTTCAAGTGTAAACGACCGCGCTTCAGTTATGGATTACCCACATCCAAAAGTTGATATCAAAAATGGGAAATTAGACTTATCGGATGCTTATGATGACGGCATCGGTGAGTGGGATAAGGTGACCATTGCTTTCGGATACCAAGATTTCCCAGAGGGCACAAACGAGGCTGAGGCGCTGAATGAAATTCTTGAGAATGCTCATGAGCGTGGCTTAAAGTATATCTCGGATAGTGATGCTCGTCCACAAGGCGGCGCTCATCCATATGCTCATTTATGGGAGTATGGTAAAGACCCTGTAAGCCAACTATCTCATATTCTTAAGGTGCGTGAGATTGCACTCGATAACTTTGGAAAGGCGAATATCAGGCCGGGCATGTCGATGTCTGAATTAGAAGATGTGCTAGTTCCGATTTACCTATTTCACCGTTATCAGCTAGAGGGTACTGTAAAATTAATTGGTGGCTTAGACTACTACTACAAACTACGTGGCGACAATCAGCCAGATCAACAAATTGTTGATGCTAAAACTCAACGTGCTGCACTTCAAGAAATGCTAAAAGCTATCGATCCTGAAGTATTAGCCGTGCCTGAGAACTTATTAGATCTCATACCTCCACGCCCAGCGGGTGTTTCTGGTTCTCGCGAACTGTTTAGTGGAAATACGGGGCCAAGTATGGATGCCTTAGGTATTGCTGAAATGGCAGCCAATTTGCCTATCAGTTTGATACTACATCCTCAAAGAGCGAATCGCTTAGTTGAGTATGGTGCTCGAGATAACAATTTAAGTTTAGAAGAAACCATCGATGCATTAGTGAATGCTACATGGAATGCTAAGGCGAAAAATGGATACCTAGGTTCAATTCAACAAGTTGTGAATCACCTAGTAGTAACAAACATGATTCGATTACATGCATCAGGACAATCAAACCCGCTTACAAAAGCGATTGTGTACAATAAGCTGATGGAGCTGAATGAGATGTTCAAGAAACAACCAAATAACGTGATGGCTAAGCAGTCGTCTTTGTTGATTAAGCATTATCTAAGTAACCCAGAAGAGTTTAGTGTGCCGCGTGTACAATCAACACCTCCGGGTTCTCCAATTGGTTCAGCACCAATGATGTATTGCGATTTCTAA
- a CDS encoding anti-sigma factor family protein, with protein sequence MMTKEEARLLLMDYLYGELDTEKEKELMLFVEQHDDLKQEFAELSDTQSFLHHLPVQDPDEQLVIMEPNNDEKPSIWEQFIALISPQSGFARFSYGMATLALVFIITGAITGLNITYNDSGMQIGFGEVAPAQQTFTAEQVQMIVQQVQRDNVALVKQIVADAQEQQNMQLEATFASFADYLESQRTTDLKLISSGLADLEETTYDRIKQNEQVLGEIIQTVSLRNK encoded by the coding sequence ATGATGACTAAAGAAGAAGCTCGATTACTCTTAATGGATTACCTCTATGGTGAGTTAGATACCGAGAAAGAAAAAGAATTAATGCTCTTTGTGGAGCAACACGATGACCTAAAACAAGAATTTGCGGAGCTTTCTGATACACAGTCGTTCTTGCATCACCTACCTGTGCAGGACCCAGACGAGCAGCTCGTAATCATGGAACCCAATAACGATGAAAAGCCGAGTATCTGGGAGCAATTTATAGCCCTGATATCACCACAAAGTGGCTTTGCTCGATTTAGTTATGGCATGGCTACCCTTGCATTGGTCTTTATCATTACAGGAGCAATCACTGGCCTAAACATTACATATAACGATTCTGGAATGCAGATCGGATTTGGTGAAGTGGCTCCAGCGCAGCAAACTTTTACGGCTGAACAAGTGCAAATGATTGTTCAGCAAGTACAAAGAGATAATGTAGCCTTGGTTAAACAGATAGTGGCAGATGCCCAAGAACAACAGAATATGCAACTAGAAGCAACCTTTGCCAGCTTTGCCGACTATTTAGAGTCACAGCGAACTACCGACTTGAAACTCATTAGTTCTGGACTCGCAGATCTCGAAGAAACTACATACGATCGTATCAAACAAAACGAACAGGTATTAGGCGAAATAATACAAACTGTAAGCTTAAGAAATAAATAA
- the aat gene encoding leucyl/phenylalanyl-tRNA--protein transferase, with protein sequence MKIISPEILLQAYSQGIFPMADSKEDKSVDWYSASQRGIIPIEGFHASKNLRRLIRQHHFEVKVNNQFRAVVKACADRNSTWINDLIINSYDVLHQAGHAHSVEIYKDGELAGGLYGVSLQGAFFGESMFQRAKEMDKVALYYCHQILKANGFVLWDTQFYTDHLAQFGCIEIDAEEYEERLDRALKVSASFKWPA encoded by the coding sequence ATGAAAATCATTTCCCCAGAAATATTACTTCAAGCCTACTCTCAAGGGATTTTCCCAATGGCAGACTCGAAAGAGGATAAGAGTGTGGATTGGTATTCAGCTTCACAGCGGGGGATCATTCCCATTGAGGGTTTTCATGCATCCAAAAATTTACGAAGACTTATACGCCAACATCACTTTGAGGTGAAAGTGAATAACCAATTCAGAGCAGTAGTGAAAGCGTGTGCAGATCGAAACTCGACGTGGATAAATGACCTCATCATCAATTCATACGATGTGCTTCATCAGGCAGGGCACGCTCATTCTGTAGAGATATATAAAGATGGGGAATTAGCAGGCGGTTTATATGGAGTGTCGCTACAAGGGGCATTTTTTGGTGAGAGCATGTTTCAGCGTGCAAAAGAGATGGATAAGGTGGCGTTGTATTATTGCCATCAAATATTGAAAGCGAATGGGTTTGTACTTTGGGATACACAATTCTACACCGATCACTTAGCGCAGTTTGGTTGTATAGAGATAGATGCTGAAGAATATGAAGAAAGACTCGATCGAGCACTTAAGGTATCAGCTTCCTTTAAATGGCCAGCATAA